The Palaemon carinicauda isolate YSFRI2023 unplaced genomic scaffold, ASM3689809v2 scaffold242, whole genome shotgun sequence DNA segment GACGGAACGTACTGCCGCAGGTACCCTTCTAGGAGCATGCTGCACTGGGTTAACAGACTGATTAACTGATTTTATAACTGTAATCAAGCATACCGGCAACACCTCTGAAAACTTGTGGATGCCGTTCAATCAGAGGTTCCTTTGTGATAGCAGAAGAGCAGGCTAAACTGACGTGCAAGGCGTTGTCACAAATGGGATTAATCTGGTCATTATCCTTTATTTCCAGAATATGAAGTGCCTCACATGCTTGATAACCCAAAATTGAATGAAATCACTGACCCTGCAATAACTCGCACCTCAAATTAATGGTACGAACTCCCCTCCAAACACGAATACACACACTGCCAAATGAACGAATGCCTTTTTGCCCATAAACATACAATGTGGTTGATGACGGCCCTTCCCCCTTCAACTCTGAGTCGCCAGTTGCAGTTTGGTACACATGGAGTGGCAGCACATTACAATCTGCTCCGCAGTCTATCTGGAATCTTATGTAGCGTAGTGGAGTAACTTTAAGTGTAACAGTTTGTTCCTCAGTCATCTTGATACTAGCTACCGTTTTCACTGTGAATATACATGACGAGTGgttttcttctaaatcagcctcCCTCATGCTATTAAGCGATTTCAAATTAGTTTGTTGCACCACTCATGCTGGACCGCTTACCCCAAGCTGGACAAACTTCCTTTACTTTCCTGTGACTTTTACCACAGAACCTACAATCAGTAATCCAGTCCGTTTCTTCCAATTTGCGATGAACATCTGTCACTGGCTTCATTCTTCCAACTGGATCCTTCAGCTTTGCAGACACAGTAATAACCTTGCTTTCTAATACTCTGTTGATCTCCTCTTGCTGTGCTATAGATACCTCGCTAACTCCACAAATCTCTAAGGTTCTCTCCAAAGTTAGATTCCTTTCCCGAAGAAGACGATCTCTGACCTTATCATCCGAAATGCCAAACATAATCCTGTCTCTCAAAATTTCTTCTTGTGTTATATTCGCAATATCACAATCCCACGCTATATGACGCAGAGCCGTTACATACTGATCAAAAGATTCTCCATCTATCTGTGCCCGAATATTGAAATGGTAACGTTCAAATGCGGTGTTTTTGCTTAGGTGAAAATATCTTTCAAGTGCTGCCAGCACTGCATTCTGATCTTTCTGATCTTCATCAGAAAGTTGAAATGTGCTGGAAACCTCATGAGCCTCAGGCCCAATAACTGTAAGTAACACAGAGACTTGCACTTCGGGAGTCTTTTTACTTAATTCTATTGTGACAGCATAGCACTTCCACCTTTCTCGCCATTCCCTCCACCTTTCTGCTGCATTCCTATCATCCACATTGAAAGTGGCGGGTGGAGGAAGACTGTGAAATGAAGACATCCTGGTATTTCTGCACGTATGGGTCCATTAAGATACCGCTGCTCCCATGTGATAGGTTGGCGAGTAAACCTTCTTCATAATAATCCAAGACTTTATTAGTATAAGTCAAATATACAGTGGAGCCATGAACATAAGCTAATGCTACAAACTCCAAAGGAATACTGCCCTTAGGTTTAACAGTAAGGTTTAACTTTATGTAAGATAATTATCATAacagctatttacatgtaaaaatagTTAGGTAGTAAAGGATACTAAACTGCTTAACGAGCAACAACCTGTTAGCAGCGTCCCTGAACCGGAAGCTCCCggtttactgctctccagtaccggatccGCAGGCGGTCtttcaagatgcctttcaacatctgTGGGATCACCTAGACGATTATGCATTCCCCCATCCTTCATACCTAGGAGaatcctcaacagggtgagattTTCAAGTACAGTAACCTATCTATGACATTAATAGTGCCGACGTGGCTCCATGCAGAATGGTTTCGGGACCTTCTTTTGCTTCTGACAGAAATGCTGGGGGATCTCCCTCTTATACCCGACCTCCTACACCAACCTCATGCCCAGATTTAAAATCAGATTCCGAGATCCCTATGTCTTCATGCCTGAAGGTTATCCAGCATATCCTCTTGGAGAGAGGCTTTTCGACACCAGTGGCAAAACGGATTTATGGATATCTCAGTAAGTTCTCGAtctcggtctaccaggctaagtgggcgatcttctatggttggtgttgtAGATGGGGTATCTTTCCAGTCAGTGCCACTCTACCCCTAATAGTTGAGTATTTACTGTACCTTCAGGAGAAAAAACTCTGCTCTGTGTCACCAGTGAAAAGCTACCACTCAaccttgagccaggtctttagacTGAATGGTCTAGATTTCGTTTTAGATGGAGTTTCGAACAAGTTTGTCCTCAATTGGAAGCGAGACCTCTGGAACGGGGGGAAATTCCTTCATCCCCTGAAAGGCGTACCAAATGAGTCTTTACGTCAGGCTTCAGACCGTGACTTCACCTCGAAAATGGTCTTCCTTCTCACCTTAGCCTAAGCCAAGAGGATAAACGAATTGCATGGTTTCTCATAAGACGTCGCCTATTTAAGGGAACGGGGACAGGAGACGTTCAGTTTCATCTATGAGTTCGTGTCGAGGACTTAAAATCCGTTGATGTCAAACCTAGGTTAAATTCTTTCCAGATTTCAAGTCTTCAAGAAGTAGCTAATGACCGTCACAATTGCTGTTGTGTCCTGTAAAGGCTCTAAGCTTAGCATTACCTCAAACGAACTGGAGGAGCTTGTCCACAGGTCAGACACCTGTTTAATAGCTCGGCCAAGTTCAAGAGAATGGTGACAATGAACACCGTTTCCTCTTCGATTTGGTAAGTCATTGACCTAGCCATTATTCCTCtatctagagctcatgatgtcaggggcatcagcaTGTCCCTAGTGTTTGAAAAGAACccttctgtgatgcaggttctacaagcatggGTTTGGAATAGACAAACTACTTTCACTGCCCATtatctgcaagatgtgacccacaggtcccTAGACACATTCTCGATAGGCTCTGTGGTAGCTGCCGTAGCTCCTTTATAGGATCATCAGCATTCATTTGAGTACATAGTTGCAGTGTTAGTCTGGGATAAATTTAAAAGGAATGACTGGCCTTTCTTAtcttcatcttcccttctcttggggaataGCATCCCAATACTGTGTCGGCGAATGCCTACGACTGCAGGTAAGCCCCTCTTTGACTTGAAgctagaatatatttcatatattcaaggCATGTCCCCAATCTCTTGGAGATGTTGAAATTGAAAAGTCAGCTGTCAGTATGTACAAACACAAATCCATTATTATACATAGCCTTAACAGTTACACTTGTGTTTTAACACTCATACTCACTTCACTTGAGACATGAACCCATTGGTTTCAGGCCGCTGGTTAACGAGATGTGGATGTACTGTACATCCCTCGCATTATCATGCATGGATGTTGCAATACTGGGAATGTTTTTAGACTTGCACACACTGTAGTGCGAGTCtcattttgtaaagaatgtaaggGTTTATATgcagtgtaggaacaaatcacaaatttggaagtaatttttatttttcctaactaaaaacctgtacttatatacacatacacttactcGCCATCACCTAACCCCAGAGGAAAGTCTCAACTGCCATCAAAGCATGAAAGGTATGAGTGAGCGGGGGCTGGTGCTTCTCCCCACTACCACTGGTTAACAACCTGGCGGTTGTttccacctcgttaaaagtttttatgGCCATACATCAGCTAGCGCTGATTTCTTCTCCTATTGTAAAGAACCACAtgtatgtatagttaggaaaaatacaaattacttataaatttcTGATATTTAGGTGATTAGAAATGAGTTAGTTTTATAGGTAATTAAAAGTTAATTTGATTTtgtaaattacagtacagtacaggccATGAAgttaaaaaaacacaattaacttTTGCTTAGACTGAGTGAGTAGAAGTTTAGATAAAGTGACAGTATTTAGtcaaaaaggttaagaaataatcaTTGACTCTGTAGAATATCTAGAAGGTGAACTGTAGGTATAAATTAAGcttgtttttcctgtttttgtgCTGGGTTAAGAGCATATTTCTTGTATTATTAAAAAATCTTCATAGTTCCAGACTTATGtctaaaagaatttaattttttttaatgatgcaacTCGAGTGTATTCTGTAATCTTGTGACTTTATTGTATTCTTGAATCTAAAGTTGAAGTTCTCTTCCAGATTTAGATTGTATGTATTccgaaaaaacaaaataaaggccGTGTGCCATCACCTAAAGGGGCTGACCTCTGGAACAGGCCTAGCAATATGTGTCTCCCCTGCAGCCTCGCCACCAGAAGCCGCACATGTAGAAACCCTGGACGGTCCCTGGGTCCCTCGTGTGAGTGTTGTGGTGACACAAGGAAGTTGTTTTGAAATCTACGTGCTGTACTCTTTGTTTACTGTAAGTAGTTTCTCACTGGGCCATCTTCCATTTGGTTAACGTGTT contains these protein-coding regions:
- the LOC137636160 gene encoding uncharacterized protein codes for the protein MSSFHSLPPPATFNVDDRNAAERWREWRERWKCYAVTIELSKKTPEVQVSVLLTVIGPEAHEVSSTFQLSDEDQKDQNAVLAALERYFHLSKNTAFERYHFNIRAQIDGESFDQYVTALRHIAWDCDIANITQEEILRDRIMFGISDDKVRDRLLRERNLTLERTLEICGVSEVSIAQQEEINRVLESKVITVSAKLKDPVGRMKPVTDVHRKLEETDWITDCRFCGKSHRKVKEVCPAWGKRSSMSGATN